CGACGCGGGTCCACTGCTCGAAGTCGACGCCGAAGTGGGCGGCCCACAGCTCCAGGTACTCGAAGTCGAACTTCTTCTTGCCGTCGTCGTTCCGACCGCTCCGCCAGATGACGTGGGCGTCGGACGGCTTGGATCCGAAGATGCTCCCCACGGTTACGGCTCCGGCCGACCGCCGGGAGTCTCGGTCGCGAAGTCGTGCATCCCGGCCGACCTGATACTTCCAAAACAGGAAGGAGAACACGCTGAAAGCCCTGAAATGCGGTTTTCCATCGTACCCTAGAGATTACAGTATCACAGATAAGAATTGTGGGCGATTTGCCCGAGCGCGGACGGCGGGCGATTGCCGGCAGACAACGCTTTTGAGTGCGCCCACCGAACCGTCGGTCGATGTCTCTCGAAGACCATGCCGAGGAGCTCGCCTCCGACCTCGGTGTTGACAAAGAGGAGGTCACACGCGACCTGGAGAACCTCGTGAACTACTCCGTCCCGATGGACGAGGCCAAGCAGAGCCTCAGACGGAAGTACGGCGACGGCGGCTCGGGCGGCGACGCCACGCCGTCGAGCAAGGCCATCAACGAGGTTTCGACCGACGACTCGAACGTGACGGTCACCGCCGTGGTGCTCACGTCGGGTCGCCGGTCCATCCAGTACAACGGGGAACAGCACGTCATCCGCGAGGGCGAACTCGCCGACGAGACGGGGAAGATTTCCTACACCGCGTGGGACGGCTTCTCCGGCGACCTCCAGCCGGGCCAGACCGTCCGGCTTGGCAACGCCGGCGTCCGGGAGTGGGACGGCCAGCCCGAACTGAACCTCGGCGACAGCACCGACCCCGAGGTAGTCGACGAGACGCTCAACATCGACTACGACGTGGGCGGCCACGCGGCCTTACAGGACCTCGCGCCGGGCGACCGCGGCATCACCGTCGAGGTGCAGGTGCTGGAATGCGAGCAGAAGGTCATCGACGGCCGCGACGGCGAGACGACGATTTTAAGCGGCGTCCTCGGCGACGAGAGCGGCCGACTCCCCTTCACCGACTGGGAGCCCCACGGGGAAATCGAGAAAGGGGCGTCGGTGCGTCTCGAAGAGACGTTCGTCCGGGAGTTCCGCGGCGCGCCGTCGGTGAACGTTTCGGAGTTCTCGACCGTGACCGCGCTGGACCGCACGGTCGAGGTGGCCGAAGACGCGCCGCGGCTCTCGGTCCGCGAGGCCGTCGAGAGCGGCGGCCTGTTCGACGTGGAACTGGCCGGCAACGTCATCGAGGTGCGGGACGGCTCGGGGCTCATCGAGCGCTGTCCCGAGTGCGGCCGCGTCGTCCAGAACGGGCAGTGTCGCTCCCACGGCGCTGTCGAGGGCGAGGACGACCTCCGGACGAAGGCGATTCTCGACGACGGGACCGCAACCGTCACCGCGGTCCTGGACGACGACCTGACCGCCAGAGTCTACGGCGGTGACCTCGACGACGCCCGCGAGCACGCCCGGGACGCGATGGACAAGGAAGTCGTCGCCGAGCGCATCGCCGACCGCATCGTGGG
Above is a window of Haloarcula sp. DT43 DNA encoding:
- a CDS encoding Single-stranded DNA binding protein; protein product: MSLEDHAEELASDLGVDKEEVTRDLENLVNYSVPMDEAKQSLRRKYGDGGSGGDATPSSKAINEVSTDDSNVTVTAVVLTSGRRSIQYNGEQHVIREGELADETGKISYTAWDGFSGDLQPGQTVRLGNAGVREWDGQPELNLGDSTDPEVVDETLNIDYDVGGHAALQDLAPGDRGITVEVQVLECEQKVIDGRDGETTILSGVLGDESGRLPFTDWEPHGEIEKGASVRLEETFVREFRGAPSVNVSEFSTVTALDRTVEVAEDAPRLSVREAVESGGLFDVELAGNVIEVRDGSGLIERCPECGRVVQNGQCRSHGAVEGEDDLRTKAILDDGTATVTAVLDDDLTARVYGGDLDDAREHARDAMDKEVVAERIADRIVGREYVVRGSLSVDEYGANLTASTFAEADDDPAARARTLLREAEP